A genomic segment from Colletotrichum higginsianum IMI 349063 chromosome 5, whole genome shotgun sequence encodes:
- a CDS encoding 50s ribosomal protein 27: protein MRPSPILQVLKYKHLRLTTKDVNKGFYKGNRTGAMGRHTKFGGYVIEWHKVRTYVVPEGLKDTKLTPFVSDAVRPMKGTYPTKEGPRSPQLYLDTWKQQNGLD from the exons ATGAGACCCTCTCCCATCCTCCAGGTGCTTAAGTACAAGCATCTGCGCCTGACGACGAAGGATGTCAACAAGGGCTTCTACAAGGGAAACCGCACGGGAGCCATGGGTCGGCACACAAAGTTCGGTGGATACGTCATCGAGTGGCACAAGGTGCGGACGTACGTCGTGCCCGAGGGCTTGAAGGACACCAAG CTCACGCCCTTCGTCTCCGACGCCGTCCGCCCCATGAAGGGCACTTACCCAACGAAAGAGGGTCCCCGCAGCCCCCAGCTCTACCTCGACACCTGGAAGCAGCAGAACGGTCTCGACTAA
- a CDS encoding Cation efflux family protein, translating into MDLVSSFVMLITSRMAARPSIYKYPVGRTRIETIGIILFCALMTTVAIQLLVESGRALGEGQRASEELHIVPIVIVGVAIFAKGSLMVYCFAYRKYPSVHVFFIDHRNDIVVNSFGLIMSVVGDRFVWYLDPIGAICIALLILFSWVSNAFDQVWLLVGKSAPRDFVSKLIYMAMTHDTRILKVDTVSILSPRVLEPPNRRQCRAYHAGQKYYVEIDVVMDESTALKISHDVAQDLQRKVEGLGDVERAFVHVDYSEAHDPHEEHKPLYERQSSKPKRTLKDILLRTKKNTAHVSEAEISISRN; encoded by the exons ATGGATCTAGTCTCGTCCTTTGTTATGCTGATCacgtcgaggatggcggcTCGTCCGAGTATATACAAATATCCCGTG GGACGAACCAGGATCGAGACGATAGGTATCATCTTATTTTGTGCTCTGATGACCACAGTTGCCATTCAGCTTCTG GTCGAGTCAGGCCGCGCCCTTGGCGAGGGTCAACGGGCCTCTGAAGAGTTGCACATTGTGCCCATCGTtatcgtcggcgtcgccataTTTGCCAAGGGCTCCTTGATGGTGTACTGCTTCGCATACCGAAAGTACCCCTCGGTGCATGTCTTCTTC ATCGACCACCGCAATGACATTGTTGTCAACAGCTTTGGCCTGATCATGTCTGTTGTCGGAGACCGATTCGTGTGGTATCTGGATCCCATCGGCGCCATTTGCATCGCACTGCTCATTCTGTTTTCTTGGGTTTCGAATGCTTTCGATCAGGTCTGGCTTCTGGTTGGCAAGTCGGCACCAAGGGATTTCGTCTCCAAGCTGATCTACATGGCAATGACCCATGACACTCGGATCCTCAAAGTCGATACTGTAAGCATCCTGTCACCGCGAGTGTTGGAGCCGCCTAACCGCCGGCAGTGCCGAGCATACCATGCTGGACAAAAGTACTACGTCGAAATCGACGTTGTCATGGACGAATCGACTGCTCTGAAAATCTCTCATGACGTTGCGCAGGACCTGCAACGGAAGGTCGAAG GACTGGGTGATGTCGAGAGGGCATTCGTCCACGTAGATTACTCCGAGGCACATGATCCCCACGAAGAGCATAAACCATT GTATGAAAGACAGTCAAGCAAGCCCAAGAGAACGTTGAAGGATATTCTGTTGAGAACGAAGAAGAACACGGCCCACGTGAGTGAGGCCGAGATCTCCATCAGCCGAAACTGA
- a CDS encoding Cation efflux family protein, whose protein sequence is MHAPRESRDGGHPSSAASARGNFVAHVESNSNGEANKELNEHLEVNTDVISTAPVSGTDGELAAEEQFESTSNNTANKNEIVGTSYKGPYSNVDDADVSAVDTYRPDPYDFGRHRRDNVSKKQMAIEHPKGNKRKLKKFYNRQNVLIDQFLGAEDEERQQVAEDARMGPKIKFAVNASFTANFCLFVIQLYAAVSTGSLSLFATAADAFVSRPVLSDAALL, encoded by the exons ATGCATGCTCCACGCGAGTCTCGGGACGGCGGCCACCCATCTTCTG CCGCCTCAGCCCGAGGAAACTTTGTCGCTCACGTAGAAAGTAATTCGAACGGTGAGGCGAACAAGGAACTCAACGAACACCTTGAAGTCAATACAGACGTCATCTCGACGGCTCCAGTTTCCGGCACGGACGGCGAGCTTGCTGCCGAAGAACAGTTCGAGTCCACCTCGAACAACACAGCCAACAAGAACGAGATCGTTGGAACCTCATACAAAGGACCTTACTCCAACGTTGACGACGCAGATGTTTCCGCCGTTGATACCTACCGGCCGGACCCCTACGACTTTGGTCGACACCGTCGTGACAATGTCTCCAAAAAGCAGATGGCCATCGAACATCCGAAGGGCAACAAGAGAAAGCTGAAGAAGTTTTACAACAGACAAAATGTGCTCATTGACCAGTTTCTTggtgccgaagacgaggaaagACAACAAGTCGCCGAAGATGCGCGGATGGGCCCTAAAATCAAATTCGCCGTCAACGCTTCCTTCACAGCCAACTTTTGCCTGTTTGTCATCCAACTCTATGCTGCCGTCTCAACCGGATCTCTATCG CTATTTGCCACTGCAGCCGACGCTTTCGTTAGTAGACCCGTTCTCTCCGATGCGGCATTACTTTAG